The Archangium primigenium genomic interval AGCCCCCACCCGCCGCCTGCCCGAGCGCCCCCACGGGCAGCACGTACTCCACCTCGTCCTCCAGGAGCGAGGTGCCCGCCGAGCCCTCGTCCCACATGCGGTGGGTGTGGATCCACTTGGAGAAGGGCCCCGCCTCCTGCACGTCCTGGAAGAGCGAGCCGGGCACGTACCGGGTGTGCCGCGCCGTGAGCGTCTGGGAGAGCGGGCCCAGGCGCAGGCGCACCACCACGCGCGCGCCCTCGCGGATGCCCTCGCCCTGGTGCTCCACCACCTCCACGGTCTCCCAGGGAGGCGCCAGGCGCATGAAGGCGCCCTCCCGGTCATGCCAGGCGAAGAGCGCCTCGGCGCTGACAGGCATGGGACTGCGTGCCTCGAACACCCGCGACTTGCCCATCGTCCCTCCGGGAGGCGACAGTGCGCCCCACGCGAATGCTTACCTCCGACCTCCTCCCCCGCGCGGTGGAAATGCTGCGGCGCGGCGGTGTCATCGCCTTGCCAACAGAGACGGTCTACGGCCTGGCGGCCAACGCCGAGGACGAGCTGGCCGTGCGCCGCGTCTTCGCCATCAAGGGCCGGCCCGCCACCCACCCGCTCATCGTCCACGTGGCGAGCGCCGAGGCCATGGCCTCGTGGGTGCGCGCGATTCCCGAGGAGGCCCAACGACTCGCGGCGGCCTTCTGGCCGGGGCCGCTCACGCTCGTGCTGCCCCGCTCGGCGCGGGCCACGGACGCGGTGACGGGGGGCCAGGACACGGTGGCGCTGCGGGTGCCCCAGCACCCCCTGGCCCGGGCGGTGTTGGAGGCGCTGGGCGGAGGCGTGGCGGCGCCGAGCGCCAACCGCTTCGGCCGGGTGAGCCCCACCACCGCCGAGCACGTGCGGGCGGACCTGGGCGAGGACGTGGACCTCGTGCTCGACGGGGGCCCGTGCACGGTGGGCGTGGAGTCCACCATCGTCGACCTGAGCCAGGGCGAGCCCGCGGTGCTGCGGCCCGGAGGCCTCGCCGTGGAGGCCGTGGAGCGGGTGCTGGGCCGTGCCGTCCCGGTGCGCACGTCGTCCACGGTGCGCGTCTCGGGCAGCCTCGCCTCGCACTACGCCCCCCGGGCGGGGGTCCTCCTGTGCGAGCCCGCGCAGGCGGCCGCGCGCGTGGAGGCCCTGCGCGCCCAGGGCCAGCGGGTGGGCGTGCTCGGGCCCGAGGGCCTGGGGCTGCCCGCCGGCGTCCCCCTCTACGAGGTGCCCGAGGAGCCGTCCGGCGCGGCGCGGGTGCTCTACACGCGGCTGCGCGAGGCGGATGCGCACGGGCACGACGTCCTGGTGGCCTGCCTGCCGCGCGCCGAGGGCCTGGGCCTCGCGGTGAGGGATCGGCTCGCCCGGGCCGCCGCGCCCCGGCCCCCGGAGCCCTGAAGGACCGGCCATCTGTTTCGGGCCCGGCGCGCCCTGCCGTAGAGTGAGGCACGGGCGCCGTCCTGGAGCCCGCCGCCTCCACCCAGGAGTCCTCGCCCGTGAATCGGCGCCTCGTCGGCCTGCTCGCCGCCCTCTGCCTGCTCTCCGCCTGTTCGGATGAACCCGTCGGTCAGATGGAGCCCATCCCCCGGCCCGCGGGAGCGCAGGCCCCTCCACCGCCCCCCCCCGCCCCGACGCCCGCGCCCGAGCGGCCGGATCCCTCCAAGGTGGTGCTGCGCTGGAATCTCCAGGAGCCCACCGCCTTCCTGGCCACCATCTCCGGGGCGACGGCGGGCCCGGCCCGGTCCGCCCCCGCCCCCGCCCCGCGCCGGGGCAAGAAGGGCAAGGAGGCCCCGGAGCAGCCCGCCGAGGCCCCGGCCTCCTCCGGACGCGAGCAGAAGATCCTCTTCCTCTTGAGCAGGACGGAGGCGGGCGAGCCCACCGTGCTCCTGTTGCCCCAGGACGGGGGCGAGGAGGACCGGGCCTCCATGAGCGAGCGCGGCTTCGTGCTCGACGGGCTGTCCGGCCAGCTGCGCAACCTGGCGGTGCTCACGCTGGAGCTGCCGGCCGACCCCGTGGGCCCGGGCGCGCAGTGGCGGCTGGCGGCGAACCTGGTGGACACGACGGGGGTGCCCGGCTTCACCCCGTCGGACTCCCAGCAGAAGAACGAGGTGAAGCTCGTCTCGCTCATCCCCGGCGACGGCGGCGAGCAGGTGGCGACGCTCGCGTACGAGCTCACCCAGAGCGTCTCCGGTCGGCTGCGGCCCGAGGGGAGCCACGGCGCCGGGGAGGACGAGGAGGACGAGGAGGGGCATGACCACGGGCATGACCACGGGCACGACGAGAAGAACGCGCTCGAGGTCAAGCGCCTGAAGTCCACCTCCAAGGCGGCCCAGAAGGCGAGCATGTCGACCCGGAAGGCCCTCAAGACCCGGACCCCCGGCACGCCCGCGTCCGCCGAGATGCGGGTGACGGGCCGGGGCGAGTTCCTGGTGAAGACGGGCCAGTGGCGCACCTGGGAGGCCACCCTCACCACGCGCACCACCGGCGGGCTCGTCCTGCCCGGCGCGCCCGCGGGCGAGCGCACCGTGCGGCTCAGCCCCGTGAAGCCGATTCCGCCCGAGGCGCTCCAGAAGCGGGTGAAGAAGTAGCCGGCGCGGACTCGCGCACCAGCCGCACCACGGCCTCCACCCACGTCGGGTGCCCGTTGAGCGAGGGCACCAGCGTGAGGGACTCGCCGCCGCTGGCGAGGAACTGCTCGCGGGCGCGGATGCCGATCTCCTCCACCGTCTCCAGACAGTCGGCGACGAAGGAGGGGCACATCACCGCCAGGCGCTTGACGCCCTGGGCCGCGAGCTCCGGGAGCACGAAGTCCGTGTACGGGCTCACCCAGGGCGTGCGGCCCAGGCGGGACTGGAAGGAGACGCTCCACGTGCCGGGCGCCAGGCCCAGGCGCGCGGCGAGGCCCCGCGCCGTGGCGTAGGACTGGGCCCGGTAGCAGTGGCGGTTCACGTCGGTGAGCGCGTCACAGCACGAGGCCGAGGCCAGGCAGTGCGTGCCCGAGGTGTCCGTCTTGCGCACGTGGCGCTCGGGCACGCCGTGGAAGCTGAAGAGGACGTGGTCCGCCCGGGCGTCGGAGAGCACGGGCCGGGCCACCTCGCTGAAGGCGTCCAGGAAGCCCGGGTGGTCGTGGAAGGCCGGCACCGCGCGCACGTTGGGCACGTCCCAGCCCGAGCCCAGCACCTCGTAGACGCGCGCCAGCGACGAGCCCGAGGAGGACGGGGCCTCCTGCGGGTAGAGCGGCAGCACGGTGAAGTCCGACACGCCCCGCGCGCGCAGCCGCGCCACCGCGTCCGGGATGGACGGGTTGCCATAGCGCATGGCGAGCTCCACCACGTACTCGCCCTCCAGCGCGCGCGCCACCTCGGCGGTGAGGGCGCGCGAGTGCACCATCAGGGGCGAGCCCTGCGCCGTCCACACCGTGCGGTAGGCGTGCGCGCTCTTGGGCGAGCGGAAGGGCAGGATGATGGCGTGCAGCAGCAGCCAGGCGCCCACCGGATGGATGTCCAGCACGCGCCTGTCGCTGAGGAACTCGCGCAGGTAGCGGCGCACGGCGCCCGTCTCCGGAGCGTCCGGGGTGCCCAGGTTGAGGAGCAGCAGGCCCTTGGGTGACATGATTGGCTCGGGGGCTCAGTGCAGCGCGTGCGGCTGGGTGAGGGCGAACTCCCCGATGCGCGCCTCGAACTGACGGCCATCGGGGCGCTCCAGGGTATAGGCGCCGCGCATGGAGCCGAAGGCCGTGCGCAATTGCGCCCAGCTCGTGTACTCGAAGCGCTCGCCGGGCAGCAGACGGGGCTGCTTGCCCACGACGCCCTCCCCGCGCACTTCCTCCACCTTGCCGGTGGCATCGGTGATGAACCAGTGACGGCTGCGCAGTTGCGCGGGCTCCTGGCCCACGTTGGCGATCTCCACCGTGTACATGAAGGCGTACTGGTGGGCGTCCGGGCTGCTCCGCTCCGGCCAGTACGCGGGCTTCACGGAGACGCGGATGCCTTCGGTGATGACGGAGGACATGGCCCCACCATTGGCTCGCCCGCCGCCCGGACGCAAGTCAAACTAGGAGGGAGTGCCCTCGCGGTCACGCTCCGGCGGGGCCTCGGGCGCCCCGGGCACCGCCTGCTCGGCCATCTTCGGCCAGATGAGCGAGGCCACGATGCAGCCCACCAGCACCCCCGCGATGATGCCCAGCGACAGCCCGATGGGGATGTGGATGTCGAAGAAGGTGATGAGCATCTTGAGCCCCACGAAGCCCAGGATGATGCCCAGGCCCACCTTGAGCAGGTGGAACTTCTCCATGAGGCTGGCCACCACGAAGAAGAGCGAGCGCAGGCCGAGGATGGCGCACACGTTGGACGTGTAGACGATGAAGGGGTCCTGGCTGATGCCCAGCACCGCGGGGATGGAGTCCAGGGCGAAGAGCAGGTCCGTCGCCTCCACCACCAGCAGCACCAGGAACAGGGGCGTCACCTTGCGCTGGCCGTCCTCGCGCACGAAGAAGCGGCTGCCCTCGTCCTGGCGGGCCACCGGCAGCAGGCGCCGGGCCACCTTCACCACCAACGACTGCTCGGGCTCGGCCTCCTCGCCGTCCTTGGCGAAGGCCATCTTCACCGCCGTGAAGACGAGGAAGGCGCCAAACAAGTAGATGAGCCAATGAAAGCGGCTCACCAGCGCCGCGCCGGTGACGATGAGCACCGCGCGCATGACGAACGCGCCGAGGATGCCCCAGAAGAGCACCCGGTGCTGCACCTGACGCGGCACCCGGAAGAAGGCGAACACCATCAGGAACACGAACAGGTTGTCGACCGAGAGCGCGTACTCGACGACGTACGCCGTGAGCCACTGCAGCGACTGCTCCTGGTTCCAGTAGCCCGTGAAGCGCAGGCCTCCGCAGAACAGGAGGCTGATGGTGATCCACACGCCGGTCCAGGCGGCGGCCTCCCGGGGCGTCACCTCGTGCTCCTCGCGGTGGAACAGGCCCAGATCCAGGGCCAGCATGGCCAGCACGAAGAGGTTGAAACCCACCCAGAGCGCGACGTGTGTGTTCACGTATTCTTTCCTGAGACCGGCCCGGGGGCCAGCGGACGGCGTGCTATCTACTCGATCGCCGGACGGCGCAGAACCCTCAAGGCACGGCCGCCCACCACCACCGAGCCTCCCGCGGGCGTGTGCGGATGCAGGGACCCCGTGGACTGGCCCGTGTCCACCACCTCTTCCCAGTCCGCCCCCCACTCGATGGCGGGCAGGTGGAAGGTCACCGGCTCGTGGTGGGCGTTCATCAACACCAGGAGCGTGTCCCCAACGATGCGCTGGCCCTCGTCCCCCGGGGCGGCGATGGCATCCCCGCCCAGCAGGAAGGCCACCGAGCGCAGGTGGGGCTTCTCCCAGTCCTCCTTCTTCATCTCCAGGCCTTCCGGGCCGAACCACGCCAGGTCCTTGAGCTCGCTGTCGAAGAGGGTGGAGCCGCGGAAGAAGCGGCGCTTGGTGAGCACGGGCTGCTGCCGGCGCAGCTGGCTCATGCGGACGGTGAAGTCCAACAGCCGCTTCTGGGTGTCGGTGAGCTTCCAGTCCACCCAAGAGATGGCGTTGTCCTGGCAGTAGGCGTTGTTGTTGCCGCGCTGGGTGCGGCCCATCTCGTCGCCCGCCACCAGCATGGGCACGCCCTGGGACAGGAAGAGCGTGGCGAGGAAGTTGCGCTTCTGCTGCTCGCGCAGCGCGCCCACCGCGGGGTCACGCGTCTCGCCCTCCACGCCGCAGTTCCACGAGTGGTTGTCGTTGCCGCCGTCCCGGTTGTCCTCGAGGTTGGCCTCGTTGTGCTTCTGGCCGTAGGTGACCAGGTCGTGCAGGGTGAAGCCGTCATGGGCGGTGATGAAGTTGACGCTCGCGGTGGGCTTGCGGCCGCTCAGCGCGAACAGGTCCGAGGAGCCCGTGATGCGGTAGCCCATGTCGCCCACCTGCCGCTCGTCGCCCCGCCAGAAGCGGCGCACCGTGTCGCGGTACTTGCCGTTCCACTCGCTCCAGCGCACCGGGAAGTTGCCCACCTGGTAGCCGAAGTCCCCCACGTCCCAGGGCTCGGCGATGAGCTTCACCCGGCTGAGCACCGGATCCTGGTGCACCATCTGGAAGAAGGCCGCGCGCGTGTCGTAGCCCGTCCGGTCCCGGCCCAGCGTGGTGGCCAGGTCGAAGCGGAAGCCATCCACGTGCATGACCTCCACCCAGTAGCGCAGGGAGTCCATGACGAGCTTGAGCGCGTACGCGTGGCTCGCGTTCCACGAGTTGCCCGTACCGGTGAAGTCCAGGTAGTAGCGCGGATCCTTCTCCTGCAGCCGGTAGTAGGCGGTGTTGTCCAGGCCCTTGAAGGACAACAGGGGGCCCAGGTGGTTGCCCTCGCAGGTGTGGTTGTAGACGACGTCGAGGATGACCTCGATGCCGGCGCGGTGCAGCGCCTTCACCATGGCCTTGAACTCGGCCACCTGGCCGCCGCGCGAGCCCGAGGCGGAGAAGCGCGCGTCGGGCGCGAAGAAGCCCAGGGTGCTGTAGCCCCAGTAGTTGGTGAAGCCCTTGGTCACCAGGAACGGCTCGTCCGCGTGGGCGTGCACGGGCAAGAGCTCCACCGCGGTGACGCCGAGCTTGAGCAGGTGCTCGATGACGGCCGGGTGCGCGAGGCCCGCGTAGGTGCCGCGCTGGTGCTCGGGCACGGCGGGGTGCAGCTGGGTGAGGCCCTTGACGTGGGCCTCGTAGAAGAGCGTGCGGTTCCACGGCACCTGGGGGGAGCGGTCCCCCTCCCAGTCGAAGTCGTCGGTGAGCACCACCGCCTTGGGCATGCCCGCCGCGCTGTCGCGGATGTCGAAGCTCAGGTCCTGCTCGGGGCTGTCCTGGACATAGGGATAGACGGGCGCCGAGAAGTCCACCTGCCCGTGGAGCGCACGGGCATAGGGGTCCACCAGCAGCTTGTGCGGATTGAACCGCAGGCCGCGCCGGGGCTCGTAGGCCCCATGGGCGCGCAGACCGTAGAGCGTCCCCGTCTGCAGCTCGGGGATGAACCCGTGCCAGACGTGGTGGGTGTGCTCCGGCAGGACGTACCGGGCCAACTCGCGCGAGGGCTCGCGCGGGTCGTAGAGGCAGACCTCCATCTTGCGCGCGTGCTCGCTGAAGACGGCGAAGTTGACTCCATTGCCAAGGTACGTGGCGCCCAGGGGATAGGGCCTACCGGGCAGCACCTCCGCTCGCTTCATCCATCACTCCTCTCCAGCAGTACCAGCGGGAAGCCCACCAGCAGGGGAGCCAGTGGCAACACCGCGCCCTCTCCGCGCCGACCGGGCCGCACCTGCTGGCCGGTGAAGACGTCGCGGAACGTCATGCTCGCATAGGACGCGGGCAGCTCCAGGGACGTTTCTTCATAAGCCGAGGCCAGCCCTCCCGGGGACTCCAGGGCGGACAGGGTGTAACGCGGTGCGACGGTGAGCACCAGGGACCCCTCGTGCTCCCGGGCGAAGGCCACCGCCGCGTCGGCGCGGGGCCCGGACAGGGACAGCGCCTGGTAGCCGCCCTGGCGGAAGAGCGCCGCGGAGCGCTGGCGCAGCCGCAGGCCCTCGGCCAGGACGAACAGCTTGATGCGGCCGTCCTCCATGCGCTCGGTCAGGTGGGTGCACAGCCCCACCCGGTTGCGCGCGGCCTCCTGGTCCAGCGCCGTGAGCAGCCGCTCGCGCAGGCCGTAGTCCACCGGCCGGCGGTTGTCCGGATCCACCAGCGACAAATCCCACAGCTCGCAGCCCTGGTACGTGTCCACGACGCCCGGGGACATGAGCTTGAGCAGGAGCTGGCCCAGGGCGTTGTGCTGCCCCGCCCGCTCGATGCGCTGCTTGAAGGCCAGCACGTCCGCCAGGAAGGCCGCGCTCTTGCCCTGGTCCAGGCAGGACTCCACGAAGCGCGCCACGCCCTCCTCGTAGTCCTTGTCCGGGTTGGTCCACGAGGTGCGCACCTTGGCTTCCTTGATGGCCTTGAGCATGTACTCGCGGATGCGGCCGCGCAGCTCCTCGAGCGCCGCCGGGGACAAGGGCTCTGCGCCCATGGGCCAGGCGCCCACCACCGTCTGGTAGAAGAGGTACTCGTCGTTGAGCGAGGGCGCGGGGCCCTCGGGCATCTCCGCGCGGTGGACCCGGGTGAGGGAGGACCAGAACTCCACGCGCTCGCGCCACACGTCGGGCAGCTCCGACAGCACGACCAGGCGCGCGCGCACGTCCTCGCTGCGCTTGGTGTCGTGGGTGCTGGAGGTGAGCATGCTCGCCGGCCAGTGCGCGGCGCGCTCGTGGTTGCGCTCGTGGAAGGTGGCCGCCGTGGTGCCGAAGTGCTCCGGCTCGCCGCCCACCTCGTTGAGCGCGCACAGGCGGTGGTAAACGTAGAAGGTCGTGTCCTCCAGGCCCTTGGCCATCACGGGGCCGGTGAGCTGCTGCATCTTCATGGCGAAGGAGAGCATCTCCGCGCGCTCGTTGGCGCCCAGGTGCTCGGGGTAGCGCCGCAGGAGCACGTCGCCCAGGAAGTCGAAGATGCTGACGTTGAGCGTGGCGTTGCGCGCCTTGGCGTGGCGCAGCGTGTCCTTGATGTAGCGCACGTCGCGCGCGTCCAGCTCCGTCTGGGTGTCGTCCACGTAGGTGCGGTAGACGGGAAAGAGCGCGATGAACTCCGCCAGCGCGCGCCGGAGGCTGTTGAGGGTGAAGTCGCGCGTCCTGCGGTTGAGCTCCGAGATGCGGTTGAGCCGGTGGGCCAGCAGGTTCAGCTCGCTCGACATGAAGTCGCGCAGGATGAGGCGCTTCTTCTCGTAGACCAGGTCATCGAAGTCCATCGCCTCGCCGATGAAGCGCTGGTAGGTCTCGGTCATCGGCCCCTCGGCCGCGGGCTGCACGAAGATGCCGCTCACCGCGTTGGCGAAGCGGTAGCCCGTGGTGCCATGCACCGCCCAGCTGTCGGGAATGCGCTCGCGGCCGCCCTGGATCTTCTCCACGGACACGAAGAGCGCCCGGCGCAGCGGCGAGTCCGTGCGCGCACCCGCCTCCGCGTGCCACCGCGCGCGCAGGCCCTGCTCCACCTCCGGCCACGCCTCGGCGCGCGCGCCGTGCTCGACGTCGAAGAGCGCCCGGGCCCGCTCCAGGAAGTAGCGCTCCTGCAACTGGAGGAAGTACGCCGTGGGATCGTAGAGGCCATCCGGATGGTCGATGCGCAGGCCCGTCACCTGGCCCTTGCGCAGCCACTCGAAGATGAGCTGGTGCGCCTCGGCGAACACCTCGGGCTCCTCCATGCGGATGGCGGCCAGGCCGTTGATGTCGAAGAAGCGGCGGTAGTTGATCTCCTCGCCCGCCACGCGCCACTGCGCCAACCGGTAGCTGCCCGCCTGGAGCATCTGGTCGAGCACGTCGAAGGAGCGCGGATCGCCCGGCGTGCCGTTGAGGGCCTCCACGTTGGCGGCGATGTGCTGGGCCACCTCGGGGCTCGCCGAGGCCAGGGCCGCCAGCCGACGCTTGACGACCTCCTTCTCCCGGTTGCGCTCGATGACCTGCTCGCGCCGGGTCTCGGTGCGCTCGGGCAGATGGCGGATGGCGGTGAGGATGGAGTGCAGCTCGATGATGTCCGGGTGCCCGGCGCCCAGCCGCTCCTCGAGCGCCTCCAGGCCCCGCTCGAGCACGCGCGCGTACTGGCGGGGCGCCAGGGGCAGCAGCCGCTCGTAGTAGTTGACGACGAAGGCGCCCTCGCGGAAGCCCAGCTTCAGCTCGCCCTTCTCCAGCACCACGCCGTACTGGTCGCCGAGCACGGGCAGGAGCACCTTGCCCTCCAGCTCGTCCTTGACCGGGCTCCAGTCGATGTCGAAGAAGCGCGCGTAGACGGAGGCGGGGCCGTTCTCCAGCACGTCGAACCAGAGGGGATTGAAGGACTCGATGCCCATGTGGTTGGGCACCACGTCCAGCACCTGGCCCAGGCCATGCTCGCGCAGCGCATCACAGAGCGACGTGTGCTGCGCGGCCGAGCCCACCTCGGGGTTGAGCCGCTTGTGGTTCACGCAGTCGTAGCCGTGCGTGCTGCCGGGGCTCGCCTCCAGGTAGGGCGAGCAGTAGAGGTCGGACAGGCCCAGGCGCGACAGGTAGGGCACGATCCCGCGCGCGTCCTCGAAGGTGAAGCCCTTGTGCAGTTGCACCCGGTAGGTGGACAGCGGCGTGTGCTGGCCCAGCACCGCCTGCCGCGTCCGGGCGAACAGCGCCGAGGTCAGCGCCTCCACACCCGAGTCACCCGTGCTACCGCCAGACACCGTCGTCCCATCAAGTCGCATGGGCCCAGTCGTAGGGCCACCCGGCGCGTCTGACTACCGTGCTGATGCACATCCGCCCGCTATCCAACGCTCGCCAGACACCTGAAATGCCAAGGGCCCGCCACTTCGCGCGGCGAGCCCTGGGGGGATGACGACCGGGCGCGAGCGCCGGTGTCAGTCCGCGGCGGACAGGTTCTTGTTCACCAGCGCCGTCATCTCGAACATGTTGACGGACTTCTTGCCGCCGAAGATGGCCTTGAGCTTGTCGTCGGCGTTGATCTGCCGCTTGTTCTTGGCGTCCTGCAGGTTGTTCTTCTTGATGTACTCCCAGATCTTCTTCACCACCTCGGTGCGGGGCACCGGCTTGGCGCCGATGATGGCGGCCAGCTCGGCGGAGGGCGTCATCGCCTTCATGAACTGGGCGCTCGGCTTGCGCTTGGGAGCAGCGGCGGTCTTCTTCGCGGCGGCGGCGGGAGCCTTCTTCGCGGCAGCGGCGGGGGCCTTCTTCGCGGCGGTCGTGGTCTTCTTGGCGGCCATTCTGTTCGGATCTCCTGCCCCTGGATCGAGTGTCCCGGGAGCGTTGCACAGCGTGTTCAACACCCTGAGCCAGCGGGCGCTCAGTAAGCCCGAGGCCTAAAAACAGCCCTCCGCTGCATTCTTCCCTCTGAGGGCCGAGGGAGAAAATAATGTTTCTCCCTCGGAAGGGAAGAGTGTTTTCTCCAAGAACACCGCGAGGACACGCCGAACCTCCCTCGGAAGCGCGCGCGGCGCCCGTCCCCACCCCACCTCGCGCGTCTCGCCGCGGGACAGGGTGGAACAGGTCTGTTGCACCCCGCCCCCCGCCCAACCCCGCCATTTCCCGGGTTTCTCGACGGCTGGGAGGCCCCTGCCCCCGGGCCGGACCGCGACGGCCCTCCCCCTCGGTGTGGGATAAGGGGAGGCCGCTTGATCGGCGGCACAGCGGCCCGCTTGGGCTCCAGGGCGCGCCGAGCGGATTCCACCGAAGTGGAGTGCGGTTGACACATGCCTGAATCCGGTGTCAGGAAGCCCGCCTCAACCATGGACGCGAAAGCCGCCTTCTACGATGTCGACGGGACGTTGGTGAAGACCAACGTCGTTCACGTCTACGCCTACTACGCGATGAACCGGGGCTCCCTGCTGGGAATGGCGGGCCGAACCCTGGCCACGGCCGCCAGCGTGCCGCTGTTCGCCGCCATGGACGCGTTGGATCGTAAGACCTTCAACGAGTTCTTCTACCGGTATTACGCGGGGCTGTCCGAGGACCGGCTCATCTCCGTGGCCGAGGACATGTTCGAGGACGTGCTCAAGCCCGCCCTGTACGAGCAGACCCGGGACCTCATCGACCAGGCGCGCCGGGCCGGCTGCCGCATCGTGCTCGTCACGGGGGCCCTGGACTTCAGCATGCGCCCGCTGGCCCGCCA includes:
- a CDS encoding L-threonylcarbamoyladenylate synthase, with amino-acid sequence MPTETVYGLAANAEDELAVRRVFAIKGRPATHPLIVHVASAEAMASWVRAIPEEAQRLAAAFWPGPLTLVLPRSARATDAVTGGQDTVALRVPQHPLARAVLEALGGGVAAPSANRFGRVSPTTAEHVRADLGEDVDLVLDGGPCTVGVESTIVDLSQGEPAVLRPGGLAVEAVERVLGRAVPVRTSSTVRVSGSLASHYAPRAGVLLCEPAQAAARVEALRAQGQRVGVLGPEGLGLPAGVPLYEVPEEPSGAARVLYTRLREADAHGHDVLVACLPRAEGLGLAVRDRLARAAAPRPPEP
- the hemH gene encoding ferrochelatase, which codes for MSPKGLLLLNLGTPDAPETGAVRRYLREFLSDRRVLDIHPVGAWLLLHAIILPFRSPKSAHAYRTVWTAQGSPLMVHSRALTAEVARALEGEYVVELAMRYGNPSIPDAVARLRARGVSDFTVLPLYPQEAPSSSGSSLARVYEVLGSGWDVPNVRAVPAFHDHPGFLDAFSEVARPVLSDARADHVLFSFHGVPERHVRKTDTSGTHCLASASCCDALTDVNRHCYRAQSYATARGLAARLGLAPGTWSVSFQSRLGRTPWVSPYTDFVLPELAAQGVKRLAVMCPSFVADCLETVEEIGIRAREQFLASGGESLTLVPSLNGHPTWVEAVVRLVRESAPATSSPASGAPRAESASRG
- the apaG gene encoding Co2+/Mg2+ efflux protein ApaG, with the translated sequence MSSVITEGIRVSVKPAYWPERSSPDAHQYAFMYTVEIANVGQEPAQLRSRHWFITDATGKVEEVRGEGVVGKQPRLLPGERFEYTSWAQLRTAFGSMRGAYTLERPDGRQFEARIGEFALTQPHALH
- a CDS encoding TerC/Alx family metal homeostasis membrane protein, translating into MNTHVALWVGFNLFVLAMLALDLGLFHREEHEVTPREAAAWTGVWITISLLFCGGLRFTGYWNQEQSLQWLTAYVVEYALSVDNLFVFLMVFAFFRVPRQVQHRVLFWGILGAFVMRAVLIVTGAALVSRFHWLIYLFGAFLVFTAVKMAFAKDGEEAEPEQSLVVKVARRLLPVARQDEGSRFFVREDGQRKVTPLFLVLLVVEATDLLFALDSIPAVLGISQDPFIVYTSNVCAILGLRSLFFVVASLMEKFHLLKVGLGIILGFVGLKMLITFFDIHIPIGLSLGIIAGVLVGCIVASLIWPKMAEQAVPGAPEAPPERDREGTPS
- the glgX gene encoding glycogen debranching protein GlgX, which gives rise to MKRAEVLPGRPYPLGATYLGNGVNFAVFSEHARKMEVCLYDPREPSRELARYVLPEHTHHVWHGFIPELQTGTLYGLRAHGAYEPRRGLRFNPHKLLVDPYARALHGQVDFSAPVYPYVQDSPEQDLSFDIRDSAAGMPKAVVLTDDFDWEGDRSPQVPWNRTLFYEAHVKGLTQLHPAVPEHQRGTYAGLAHPAVIEHLLKLGVTAVELLPVHAHADEPFLVTKGFTNYWGYSTLGFFAPDARFSASGSRGGQVAEFKAMVKALHRAGIEVILDVVYNHTCEGNHLGPLLSFKGLDNTAYYRLQEKDPRYYLDFTGTGNSWNASHAYALKLVMDSLRYWVEVMHVDGFRFDLATTLGRDRTGYDTRAAFFQMVHQDPVLSRVKLIAEPWDVGDFGYQVGNFPVRWSEWNGKYRDTVRRFWRGDERQVGDMGYRITGSSDLFALSGRKPTASVNFITAHDGFTLHDLVTYGQKHNEANLEDNRDGGNDNHSWNCGVEGETRDPAVGALREQQKRNFLATLFLSQGVPMLVAGDEMGRTQRGNNNAYCQDNAISWVDWKLTDTQKRLLDFTVRMSQLRRQQPVLTKRRFFRGSTLFDSELKDLAWFGPEGLEMKKEDWEKPHLRSVAFLLGGDAIAAPGDEGQRIVGDTLLVLMNAHHEPVTFHLPAIEWGADWEEVVDTGQSTGSLHPHTPAGGSVVVGGRALRVLRRPAIE
- the treY gene encoding malto-oligosyltrehalose synthase; this encodes MRLDGTTVSGGSTGDSGVEALTSALFARTRQAVLGQHTPLSTYRVQLHKGFTFEDARGIVPYLSRLGLSDLYCSPYLEASPGSTHGYDCVNHKRLNPEVGSAAQHTSLCDALREHGLGQVLDVVPNHMGIESFNPLWFDVLENGPASVYARFFDIDWSPVKDELEGKVLLPVLGDQYGVVLEKGELKLGFREGAFVVNYYERLLPLAPRQYARVLERGLEALEERLGAGHPDIIELHSILTAIRHLPERTETRREQVIERNREKEVVKRRLAALASASPEVAQHIAANVEALNGTPGDPRSFDVLDQMLQAGSYRLAQWRVAGEEINYRRFFDINGLAAIRMEEPEVFAEAHQLIFEWLRKGQVTGLRIDHPDGLYDPTAYFLQLQERYFLERARALFDVEHGARAEAWPEVEQGLRARWHAEAGARTDSPLRRALFVSVEKIQGGRERIPDSWAVHGTTGYRFANAVSGIFVQPAAEGPMTETYQRFIGEAMDFDDLVYEKKRLILRDFMSSELNLLAHRLNRISELNRRTRDFTLNSLRRALAEFIALFPVYRTYVDDTQTELDARDVRYIKDTLRHAKARNATLNVSIFDFLGDVLLRRYPEHLGANERAEMLSFAMKMQQLTGPVMAKGLEDTTFYVYHRLCALNEVGGEPEHFGTTAATFHERNHERAAHWPASMLTSSTHDTKRSEDVRARLVVLSELPDVWRERVEFWSSLTRVHRAEMPEGPAPSLNDEYLFYQTVVGAWPMGAEPLSPAALEELRGRIREYMLKAIKEAKVRTSWTNPDKDYEEGVARFVESCLDQGKSAAFLADVLAFKQRIERAGQHNALGQLLLKLMSPGVVDTYQGCELWDLSLVDPDNRRPVDYGLRERLLTALDQEAARNRVGLCTHLTERMEDGRIKLFVLAEGLRLRQRSAALFRQGGYQALSLSGPRADAAVAFAREHEGSLVLTVAPRYTLSALESPGGLASAYEETSLELPASYASMTFRDVFTGQQVRPGRRGEGAVLPLAPLLVGFPLVLLERSDG
- a CDS encoding SWIB/MDM2 domain-containing protein; its protein translation is MAAKKTTTAAKKAPAAAAKKAPAAAAKKTAAAPKRKPSAQFMKAMTPSAELAAIIGAKPVPRTEVVKKIWEYIKKNNLQDAKNKRQINADDKLKAIFGGKKSVNMFEMTALVNKNLSAAD
- a CDS encoding HAD family hydrolase, which gives rise to MDAKAAFYDVDGTLVKTNVVHVYAYYAMNRGSLLGMAGRTLATAASVPLFAAMDALDRKTFNEFFYRYYAGLSEDRLISVAEDMFEDVLKPALYEQTRDLIDQARRAGCRIVLVTGALDFSMRPLARHLGADDMIANKMQFVGGKATGKVIPPIIEGANKANAIRSYCVREGLSLDQSHGYSDSASDYAMLSVVGRPTAVNPDMRLRAIARAYNWPILDLK